From Cryptococcus deuterogattii R265 chromosome 13, complete sequence:
GAGAGCCAGGAGTAATGAGACCTAGGGGCACCCGCGTGAGATAAGGACCTGCGATAGTGCATGTTTTCCGTTCAGTTATCAATGACAGGTGAGCCGGGAGTAAGTCACTATGGACCACCACTTTAAAACTGAAAATTTGTTCTTTTAGATAGTTCCCTCTTTGGAACTTCTTTCTGGTAACCTCAAACCGGTCCTGACCTAGCCAAATCCCTATACGACGAATAAGGATGCCCAAGTTAATGGTGGAAGGGTCAAAAGGCAGAGAGGCTGCTcttgaaaatgatgacCTTCTGCCCATCCCCTTGGAGAGAAGGTAAGTTGAGAATTATCTCTTCAACTGGTTGCTGATAAACCCTGAAGAACTTGGAATTTCACCACTTTCTGTTAGTTCATCATGTCGTTCTCGTTGAAGTCTACTCACACTCGCTCAGCAATTTTCTGGTTCTCGGCAGTTGGAACGGTTGCCAACTGGCTAAGCGGAGGTACATTCTTGTCCGTAAGTCGCCCACTGAGGATCATGTGAATCAGAATTTGATGATCGTCGAGTAGTACGGCATCACTGTCTGGGACGGTATCCTTTGCAACTTTTTTGGATATctcctcatttccttctttatGGTCATCAACGGCCGCGCTGGATCAGTTTATCATGTTGGTACATTCCCTTATcctttcatcatcagctttcTGACAGTCACATAGATCGGTTTCCCTGTTTATTGTCGATCTTCATTCGGCGTCTTCGGTTCTTTTTGGCCTGTGTTCAATCGTGCTCTCTCAGCATGTGTCTGGAACGGTGTCAACACCGTCACCGGGGGTCAATGTAtctacatcttcctccactccatctttccctccATCGCTCATCTCCCTAATCACATGCCCACTACTTCAGGTATGACTTCTGCCCAGATGTgcggcttcttcctcttctggttCTTTACTGGCTGCgcgctcttcctctccgtCCCCAAATGGAAGCTGCTCATCCATGCCAAGCTTGTGGCCTATTTCCTCAGTTGCGTGGGTATGCTTGCTCTGGCCCTCACCACCAGCAAAGGTGTAGGAAACACCTTGACAGCTGGACCTACAGTTCATGGAAGTGAGAGGGCATGGTTGATTGTGAGGTTCACTTTGCTCTCTGCCGCAGGGTGCTCAACGTTTGCGAGTAATGCGAGTGACTGGCAGCGGAATGCTACCCACAGGAGAGATCCGATCTTCGGTCAGATCTTTGGCTTCCCAATGTCCAATGTATGTCGCTTTCTTTtcactcctctcccttcccctcttcccactaAACCCTACTTCTAGTTTATTACCACTCTCTGCGGCCTCATCGTCGCAGCTTCCTCTGAAAAGGCATACGGCACCCTCATTTGGAACCCACTCACCTACCTCGATCGTATTCTGACCGAAAACTACGATGCCAAAACCCGAGCGGGCACGGCCATCATCTCTATCGGTTTTGCTTATTCTGCACTCTTTTCTTGTGTATTTGAGAATGTGTTACCGGCGGGTAATGATATCAATTCTTTGGCGCCCAAATATTTGTCGATGAGGAGGGCATTTGCGATCTGCATGATAATCACTGTGGTGTAAGTCTTCTTTCTACGCTCTTGTCCCGTCAGATGGGTGTAAAGCTTACTTTTCCTCAAGCATTTGCCCATGGTATCTCCTTGGGTCGGCGGGTATTTTTGTCACATTCATCTCATCATACCagatcttcctcttcagcatcgTTGGTGTTCTCCTCGTTGATTACTACATCATCTCTAAGGGTCGACTTGACCTTACGTGGATGTACACTGCGGACAAGAAAGGTCCTTACTGTATGTTATTCTCGTTTGAATAAAGACCGCCCAAAGCTCAATGAAATGTGTAGACTACACTTTCGGTATCAATTGGAGGGCAATACTCTCTTACTGTATCGGCGCTGGCGTCAACTTTGCTGGATGTAAATGCTTCATTTGCCCCAGAAACAACACACCTAAAACTGACTGACTTGGATTCCAGTTCTCAACAACATGGGTGTAAAAGGTTTCTCCACCGGCGTCGTCCGTTCATTCTACTTCGCATTCATAACCACCGGCTGCGCCTCTGGTCTCTCCTACTACCTTCTGGCCAGATTCTTCCCTCAAGAAAACTACAAACGCTTCAAGGGACTC
This genomic window contains:
- a CDS encoding uridine permease, with product MPKLMVEGSKGREAALENDDLLPIPLERRTWNFTTFSIFWFSAVGTVANWLSGGTFLSYGITVWDGILCNFFGYLLISFFMVINGRAGSVYHIGFPVYCRSSFGVFGSFWPVFNRALSACVWNGVNTVTGGQCIYIFLHSIFPSIAHLPNHMPTTSGMTSAQMCGFFLFWFFTGCALFLSVPKWKLLIHAKLVAYFLSCVGMLALALTTSKGVGNTLTAGPTVHGSERAWLIVRFTLLSAAGCSTFASNASDWQRNATHRRDPIFGQIFGFPMSNFITTLCGLIVAASSEKAYGTLIWNPLTYLDRILTENYDAKTRAGTAIISIGFAYSALFSCVFENVLPAGNDINSLAPKYLSMRRAFAICMIITVVICPWYLLGSAGIFVTFISSYQIFLFSIVGVLLVDYYIISKGRLDLTWMYTADKKGPYYYTFGINWRAILSYCIGAGVNFAGFLNNMGVKGFSTGVVRSFYFAFITTGCASGLSYYLLARFFPQENYKRFKGLKFREWTEEEVELYVQGAPWRILGTTPPEVGMDGVPIMPGSRRSLENVEDMDEKKVDTTQTTILEA